From Impatiens glandulifera chromosome 7, dImpGla2.1, whole genome shotgun sequence:
aaagtttaataattagataaataaacaatgagatatattaaaaaaaattaagaaattaaggagTGATGTCGTATTTTTacagtaaatatatatatattttatttattttgcggGTTGGCGATaagaattaattgttttttaagtttaatttaatttttgtaaaattatatcatatttatttttatttatttatttagaaagttaacATGTCCTaaaattttttaagaatttaggTAATACTTTTATTACTTGAATTATCATAAtacatttatatcatatttattttagttttcagaataatattttttttggataaatattttttttagacaaaCTTAATATGATCATATAGAttgtaatttgtaaatataGTCGAGAttaagtttcaattttttttgtgagAGCTACTTGTTAAGTTAACAATGTTAACTAGTCGATTGCCTTCTTTCTtttaacttaaaagaaaatttaggCCTCCAACTAAAAatgaattagatttttttacaattttatgtatatttaataaacataagactATATCAAGGTGCAAAACCTACTTACATTAATGGATTAATATCATACTAGGGCAGTTCTCCAATGGAACAAGAATTTTGgtagtttgaattttttatttttttttgggagtGGGCTTAACTAGTGGAAAATATgagttttgttattttttttaattagagaagtaaataataaattaaattgaaaaaataagaaattaggGTATGCCACATTCttgaggattttttttttccaggGTGGATTGAATCATATCAAGACTCTTAATATATTCGGATCTACATGAGTAAGACAACCTAAGTACCTAACCTATGCATTTGCATAACAATAAATTggttaactaactaattaagttatgctgattttattaattttatatgtcctatatgtatttaaaagtattaaaaaattaaaagaaataaaaagttaGATAAGGCCTCTCATAAATATCTAACTTTCGAGGAGGTAGGGGCCGACCCTACACGCTTGGTTATGGGTAATAATAGAACATTTATTTTCCTATCGTTATGAATTTATAATCCTGACACTAACGGGCCAAAGTCCCAATCCTCTTGAGatcagtatttttttttgtatctgGGCCCAAAATAATCATCTACCATTTGGAGATTGCCTCACTtgagaattttttatattttttattaatatgtattcACAAACTAAATATGGAtgaagagggaaaaaaatagcttttatatataaatatatttataacaattaattaaatattaaattgatcTGTACTATAAATTCActcaattattgaaaattaattgcattttaaaataattaaatatattatcaagATCAAGCGGTCAAAATTGAGAGTTAAGGAAAATTATTGGCCAGTTGTAAACTagtaaaatctaaattttatctTACATcataaaagtttaatttgaaaaaataataattatatattattatttatatatataattaaatattacttagtcaattttaaaattttatatatttaaatataaattaattaataaataaaacattataaaaaaaattatacttaaaaaattaattatattaattaatttatttgaatataaataataaatttatttttaattttgaaatataaatttattttttaaaacgtaaaatcgtaaaatcaaaattatttataaactcgtaaaatcttattattgtaaatttaaaatcgtaagaatttatttatttaaaagttgatttaaaataaaactcgttaacctaatataaaattgtaaaatcgtaacatttaaaaaattaactcgaaattttaacatattgatttatcaaaatacaaattacatatgtttcaaatatatgaattaacTTACTAGAATTAACAGGAAAAAGACGGCCCAGGACAAGCTTGGTAATCCAATGGATCAGCCCAAtccttattaaaaaaacaaattagcttttttctttctttaatttttttttttttcagttatgattatatataaaacatttatggataattatattatttatgtggGTTAAAAAAATAGATCTAGAGCAGCCAAATACGGTGGACAGGCACTGGGCAggaataaaatgatttatatgaAATGAAATTAAGAACATAATTATCATAAATGAAAATCTTAGCTTTTTCAATacaagaaataatttaaaatatatatatatagatatatatgcaTCATGGTATAAAATATGCATCATGGTACAAATTgcatgttaaataaataaataaatattgaatttcatttaagttattttaggcctttaaatatattattataatatggaTAGTGGGGCGTGACATACTTTAATTTCGTGTGTACCTTTTTGCTAAGAACAAATGACAAACCCCCTTTTTGATATAGATGTCTTAATACCATGTTGCTATTATCTCTAGTGGGGAATCTGATCTCCCAAATGTAAGGGATGAATTAGCAAGTAACTATATAGGGGaaaaatgattttaatgtttttgaagAAGATATTTAGTTGagttgtcttttttttttttttttcctctgttaaacaaattcatttttgtttaatagATTAACGTAGTTTAAGTGATAAAAGTAATTTCTAAGCGGTCACActagttcttctttaattctcatacaaatataaaagtgatttctaaaaatcaattGTTACAGATTCATTTTTTACTTAGAACCATTTAAGTGGAAAGAATTAAATAAGTGATATAATTCTCAATCTAACtgcaaataaaaaataaatacttatgTCCTCACATATATAAGTAGTTTTCCATGGCATAATTAATTGTTGAGTGAttcaaagtttatttttttctaaccattatatatactttgttcttttatcaattatttagtgtcaaattatttatttatttatgtgaaaagaaaaataaaactatattttacTCCTccaattatgataatattaaaattcaattatatatatatttttttttgttgaaagttgtctttttttttttttttcaaatctcatAAATATAGTTAAGATCCATCCAAAaacaatcattcaaattatgaCATGATTTTAGactcaaattataataaaataaacattacacccatcaaaaataaataaaaaatgataaaaaaaataagaaacatcaaatttaagatataaaataattgtctCAAAATTCCTGATAAAATCGAGagactttttattattatcaattatgttatgattttttataaatacatacaATACAAATCTTGAATCATAATTTTTTCGGCTTCATTTGTTGTATTAAATTGAGTTAAATATTACTATTATGTAAACTCATCAGttgttgtaaaaaataaaaaatattatacaagatttacattatattatgtttttagaggatgatcaataatttttttttatcctctTGATTTGACTATGCAACTTAATGATACGTCTAAATGTTTTCAATTAGGAGTCATTGCTCTAAGCCTCTAATACTCAAATTTTAACAATCCAGTCAACCAAGACAATATAGGttagaatttagaaaaaaaaatttttatACAAATGTGTTGAGAATATGATTTAAAATCTATCAGGTTAAAAGTTTTTCACAAAATTTATCCGAACtagaatataataatatcaagcaaacaaagaaaataaaatatttattgtggTTATAGCTATTCTACTTTAGTTAGTACTAACGACAATATTTTTCAATTGTTATtgttatatatagaaaatattttgaactttCGGCGGCCTTGAACATCTTAGATGCCTTAAAGATTAGATttggatgaaaaataaaatataattaataaaatgaaatttaaaaaacaaaagatttTGTACTTGtagctatatatatttattataatagaatTTTATCCATCCCCATATATGAGGAGATTCCTTCCACactaattttaaacttattattggAAGCAGTCGGTTTGACTTTTATGATGAAGGGCCCTTTGTCCTATTCAATTATTAATCAGAtaacctaaaatatttataaacctCTAAAATTGGGCGGATTTGTCCAACTTCTCCTACACTTATTTGTCTCATTTTATCATATGATTCcccatttaatattttcaatttttttaaaacacagtCTCTAAAATATTCCACTTATTCactttaattttgtataattaatatcaacaaaaataatacacattttttaaaatcatttttctaTTTGTATCACCACACATCTATTAAAtgtctaatattaattatttttttaaagataccTTTGTCCAACAATAACCGTGATTACAGCTTGTCACATTGGAATGCCACtagaaaaatattgattttaagTCCTAGAGTTGATTGCTTAATGGGTTTTCTAGATTAACAACAATAAATTGATAGCCTTTTGCTAAAATATCTAATGATATATATAGGtggttttaataattttttaatttagtcaATTATAATTGTTGAGAATATAACAACCAAGACTCTATTTCGAATAACACACCTTTCGAAGAAAGATCAATGTTTGAGAGTTTCACGAACACTTAGCACCACATAATCCCTAGGGGTCAACACATGAGATCATTGTCCAACATAAAAGTAAAAGAACGTGTTTTCTTTCACCTAAGAGAGTCCCCGATATTTGGGCTCAATTTCCATCCCAAGAGTCGTGTACAAAGGCTAACCGGCCATGAGCTCATTCTCCCTATGGTTAAACCTCAATTCTGAAGTGAAATTCTCGTTATATCAATCTAACATTGATCtctttttatactttaatactGTATGAGTAATGAATATATTTAGTGAATGAACcatttagattaattaattttatacttgtCACAAATCCTTTTAACCCATAAGCaatattatatactatttaGAATAATTGTTTTATGGAACACCATCATATCTTTCTAATTTATGTGGGTGTTAATACTTTTTTAGGGGTGATGTATCTTACcatctatattttaaaatttaaattttaaattttaaaattactttgtCCAATGTCTATACTCACTAAATTTAATCCTTATCCATCATAATTATTACAATACTCGTTTGAACCAACTCCTAGTAGTATTTTATTCATAtgtaagtttaaaaaataataaagttagagcaataaaataaaattaataataaagcaactccaacttgcatccatacacttattataataattaagtgaatataatatgtcaaatatgaattaattattaaataaacttctAAATGACAAATAAACCCTTCCAGACGTCAGACTCCACTTGTAATTGTGGAGTATTTGCCAAGACAATGAGAGCATTGTTTTTGGGTGTAAAATAGCCTAGTCAAGATTATATAAGCTAAactaaaatgtttatttttggaaagaatcttatttccccttttttaatttattaaaattagggtaagaaaaattattataattgtctCAAAGCtttatttcttcttaattttttgTTACAACATGTTTTGTtcatacttaattttaattttatttttgttcgaGAATGTAATCGAATTAAtgataataacttattttacattgatttatgtttttacaccttttaaacaatttttccatctcattttatttttcaaatttacaaTAAGATAAAAATGAGTCTCACCAAATTGATAAAACAATacaaatcaattataatgtgaatattcaaattgattcaaaatGCTGATCTATTATCTATTGTACcgataaaatttaaacaattagGTTATAAGTTGAATTTAAAGTTTTGATCCGTtcgaatatattaattagttttatgattaataatatatttgtttttatcgaTATACCATGTTGATTTTTGCATGTATTTGTTTAAtacaattttgtttgaattaattatcaTAGAAGAGTAGACGTCGAACTAAACATAAAAACGTTGGAACAAccaatatctaatatatttaatcgGTCGTATATAAGTCCAAAGGTAAGGTCTCTATAAGTATAACCGATTTAGTAGGAccgaatttaaatttattaaaaagtatatattaactatgtttgtaaaatattatgtaaatgGAAAACTAGGTCTAAGGTGTAATTTATTGCTTTTTAGGTTATGTGAATAATGaaagattatatatagaaagaaTTAACATAAAAATCCAATCTTTAAATAGTAAATCCGAAATGTTAGAAGAATCCTTCTTCAATGTCAGTGAGCCAAGTCATCATCCTTCTTGCTGAGACTCGGGAGTCCATCCCAGTCCAGTCCAGGGGACAAACACACCTCCCCTTTCTCTTAATAGACCAAACCCAACTCCAAAACTGACAGCTTTCGAaacctttttctttctttctttctttctttctttctttctttcttcttctctctatCTCTCGCAAAAACTGCAGTTAGGAGAGGAGGATTGTAGTAGTATTCCTTTCAACAAGGTACATAAATGGTTGCCCTTCAATTAATATATCGAATATGAAATCTCTAACTTCTATTTGCAGATTCTATCAACCGTCAAAGATTCCTGTCTCATGTTATCTACAGTTTTGTTGCTTTCTGCATTATTTTTTCTACAAATTCATTTCATTTACTTGTTGGGTTTTGGGTTTCATCTCTACGTACGTGTACATAGGTTTGATGTGTGTTAGAGTGATCATGGATTTGTCTGAAGGAATCGGAGAAAGCTCGTCACCATCTAGGAGTTTTGTTAGTATCAATGGGTATGACATAAGAACCGATGTTTACAATCGGTTGTTGGATATTGGACATGAGGAAGCATTATCTGATCCTGGGTTTCGTCAACAGTTGGATGTTCACTTCGATCGCTTGCCATCTAGGTATATTAGTCTCATCAGCTATGTCTCTTCTTTGTTCATTTCCATTTTCAATGAGGCTATTTCGAATTGCCATTTAAATAGTTATGGAGTTTCTTAGGTGAGTGCTAAATTTTCATTGTGTAGACTGTAACTTAAGCTGAAATAAGGATTTTCAGGTAAGGAAATTTGGGTAAGTATTCGTTTTGTAAGATGAGCATAAACTTGTTTGTCATTGATCTGCATAGATTCTCCGATCGCTAGTCAATTTGTGCAGGTTCAGGTTAGATTTATCGGTCTTCCAAGTTCATCTTTTCAAACAGTACATATGGTAAAGTATTGAACTAAGAGGCTAAGGTCTCACGTGATGTTAGGCTAACCTGATCTAAGAAAGAAGAATTTGTTGGGTCACAGTTCTTAGTTTGAAGCTggaatttactttatttatggTGTTGGAAtagatttgattttttcattGCATAACTGCCTATCCAATGATATAaagttgtatttttattaatttttgtttggttttggtTTCAGTTATGTGCTGGATATTAACATGGATAGAGTAGAGGATGTAGTCTTACATATAAAACTTCTTGCAAAGGCTAAGGATCCTGAAAAAAGACCTGTTTTTCATGTCCGTTTCTTGGAGGTACATCAGTTATCTTGCCGAATACTAGAATTTGCTTGTCTGTCCTGTTTAATGGCGCCATATACAAAATGGCGGTCTTTCATTTGAATTCCAGGGAAGCACAAAATAACTTTGTAGATCCTCCTAGTGAGTTTAGAGCATTAAAGTATAATGTGGAAAGGATATTTATTGTACATAGATGAAGATTTTGCATTTTCGGTAGCAAGTTATGTCACTCCTTTTACTTGTGCttatatattctttttgttttttacgTAGAATCTCCGAACCAGAGGAGATGATGCTACAATGAAACATGTTACTAGTGTTCCTTCTACTTCCAAGTCATCTTTTGCGACTGATATTCAAGAAATTATGCAGTCAAAGGACAGGTACTatagtgaatatgtttacatcTCCAAAATTCCTATCTTATTCATGGGTATTTTTTATCAACCGTTTTCATGATATCCTCAGCTGGTTCCCTTAGGTACTTGGATTTCTGTTGCTTCTTTTTCTTGCTACTAACATGGTTTCTTTCTGGTTTAATAATACTCATAAAGCTTGTTCCTTTATGCTCacttatttgatatattttaggAGAAAAGGAGTACACGAAGGTCAATTTGAAGCCTGCTCTAAGCTTGAAGATCTGAATTTGGATGTCAAGAAGAATTCCACTCATGATGATGGAAGACGTGACATGAAAAATTTCTCAGTGAGGTATCTTAGTAAATTTACTCATAATACATTCTGGATGCATATTTTTTCTTCCTGATACATGAAAAGACAGTTCTATTCTTTCTCCCAAGAAAGTTCTACATGCATAGTTTTTGCTTCCGtacttcttaaatatttttgagtttACCTTCATTGTTATGTATATTTAATAAGTTGACAGTTGGAGAGACAAATGCAGGAAAGATAATTCACTTATTCAAATACATGAAGTACTGTTTTCTACAACTGACAAGCCCAAGTTGCTTAGCCAGGTAAAATTTAACATTTCTCTTCATTAGGTTGGCACAATGTCTTTCCAATTTTAGAATGCATATCATCATTTCAAACAGGAGCAGGTGATGTGATGTTATCATTACCACTTTTCCAAGGAAATGGAAATGATGTTCTTGACATTTTTACTGATTATGATTGATCCGGCATTAAATGGAtacatgttaaaatatttattttttgaaagaaagaaaCCATTTAATTGCGAGAAAACAAAGAATACATGTTATGAAAAGAGTTTCCATAAGTTATGAATCCAAGTGACCAAAGGTAAAACTCAAAAGATGTCAATCAAATAGATAAAGCTCAAAGATTAAATGTGATCGTAGCTCCCCGAATGGCCAAGTTTGGCCTTCCTCTTTCTGTCATAGTTGATTCCTATGTGGATTAGGTAGGCTTCTCTATCAGCCTTAGACTTCTTACTTCTCCCATTCTTTGTTAAAAGGAAAATATGAAGACGCTCCTTGGATACTTAGAAGTTCATCTTTTTGCTAAAAGAAGTTTTCAGTCCTTTCCaaggaaataaaatttatgttaaatggtgctattttcattttaattaaatagtaaattgGTTTCCCATTCTCACTGAGTTGTTTAATTTTGGCATCTATATCAAACCTTTTTCCGTTCTTGTGTTGCCGCCTAACTGATTCCATTTTTCTTGTAGCTTTCTGCTTTACTTTCTGACACAGGACTTAACATCCGTGAAGCGCATGTATTCTCAACAAATGATGGTTATTCATTGGATGTATTTGTAGTGGATGGCTGGCCTGATGAGGTACTTGGGTATTTCCTTAGCAGAACTTCATATAAATGTCTTTGTCATTAGTACCATTCCCTTGATCCCATTAATcggaaatatttgttttttcatgCGTCTTGGACATGAATGTGTTACTAGATAACTATAAATTAGGTTTGAGAAGATAGAAGAAGCTATTAAAGATGAGAAGAGAAAGTCCATTAAGACGAGAAGCAGAATTATGTCAACATATTCATACCTACAAATGAAGCATAGATCATTCTTTATAGTATAATTGGACCAACTAACAATATTAACCAAGTCCCACTAACAACCCAACTACCCCATATTTAACCCTTAACTTATATCAGAATCctctatattttttctctttgtttaCATCTTTCAAAAATCTCCCAAATGAAGCTAAAGCCAGTTTTCtggaaaaaattaattataaacaaagGGATAGTTAAGCTATTTTATAGGGAAAATATGATCAATTGGCTTCGCACCGAGTAGGACaccaaaacaataaattttgtCATGTAAACAGGAAAGTCTCCTCAGGTTGGTCATTAAGTGAACTTTGGCAGTGTTACCTTGTAAAAAGGAGCATTGTGATTATATTTCCTTATGACAGGGATCTGTGATGTCCAAGTATTGCTGACTTTGGAATCTTGTGGTCAGGATTCGGAGGGCTTATACCAAGCAATGGAAAAGACAATCGCTAGAAGTGAGGTAATTTATATGAAGTCTATGTGAACTATATTTCTTACCTTTCAGTATCTTGCCTTTACAGACCTCTACCAAAGTCAATATATAATGTCTATGCTTCCAACTTTTCAGTAACTTCAATGTAAACTCATAGTAACATTTCGTGATCCACGTGCTGCATATAAGATTTTCATGCACCAAAGCTTTTGAAATATCTGTATGAGTGCATTTGTGGATGACAATTCATAAAACCAGAGATTTGGGGAACAAGAAATGTTTCTTAGGGATTGAAACAATATGATATAATATGAGTCTCTTGCATATAATCAATCATCTGATCTTATATGTGTTTCAAGGATGATTTGCAAAGATCATTACTTATAAATCTTCATTGACATTTCTTTTAGCCTGCTTTTGACTTTCTCGTTTCCATACATTCTATGGTGGACTAGTGATTTTGCTTGCTGCaagtaaaaaatacatttattgcTGTTCATGGTAAGTTTGAACATCATATTTATGTCTGAGGAGTTGCTCCTACGTAGACATCAAGTTCCTTTGTAACTTAATCCTCTCCATTATTGTATATCCAATCACACACTTGTTCGTGCCAcaattattttctgtttgaaATAATGTGCAATGTTCTTGCTAACAAATGTATAGGGATCGTGGTCGGGCTCTTCACACAGTCAATCAGCAGTGGAGAAAGATCTGGTTGCACGAACAAACCCTGGAGATTGGGTAATTGATGAACGGTTGTTGAAGATGGGAGAGAGAATTGCATCTGGATCTTGTGGAGATTTGTGAGTTAGGAGTGCATTATTGTAGctgtttgtttattttaggGAAGGAATCCAGGATGTGAAAATTATTGACTACTGCTGTTACAATTGAAAGGATTCGCGGAGTTTACCTTGGTCAGGATGTTGCTGTGAAGATCCTAAGATCAGAACAGCTTAATGATTCCTTGGAGGATGAGTTTGCTCAAGAAGTAGCCATTCTTAGGTAATATTTATCTAAAGCTATCCCTATTTATTCTTGTTATTCTGTTTGGATGGTAGTCTTTTGCTTATTTTATTCCCAATGGGTCCAAGTTGGGATCCGAATTGTTCTCACCATATTATTGATGTTTTATCTCTTTTAAACTTCTTGATATACTTTACATTGAGtggttttatttaaatttgattttgatgcaGGAAGGTCCAGCACAACAATGTTGTTCGTTTTATCGGTGCTTGCACACAGTCTCCTAAGTTTTTCATAGTAACAGGTAACTGAACTATACCAAAAGTGAAAGCCTTTCAATTCTTTAACTTTTCTTAAGCCAATAAATCCTGACGAGGCCACCTTAAGTGAGATATATCATAGGGTGCCCAAAGATCAAATGGAA
This genomic window contains:
- the LOC124945692 gene encoding serine/threonine-protein kinase STY46-like isoform X1, whose protein sequence is MCVRVIMDLSEGIGESSSPSRSFVSINGYDIRTDVYNRLLDIGHEEALSDPGFRQQLDVHFDRLPSSYVLDINMDRVEDVVLHIKLLAKAKDPEKRPVFHVRFLENLRTRGDDATMKHVTSVPSTSKSSFATDIQEIMQSKDRRKGVHEGQFEACSKLEDLNLDVKKNSTHDDGRRDMKNFSVSWRDKCRKDNSLIQIHEVLFSTTDKPKLLSQLSALLSDTGLNIREAHVFSTNDGYSLDVFVVDGWPDEDSEGLYQAMEKTIARSEGSWSGSSHSQSAVEKDLVARTNPGDWVIDERLLKMGERIASGSCGDLIRGVYLGQDVAVKILRSEQLNDSLEDEFAQEVAILRKVQHNNVVRFIGACTQSPKFFIVTEYTSGGSLYEYLHKNHIILKLPQLVKFAIDVCRGMEYLHQNNIIHRDLKTANLLMDYNGVVKVADFGVARFQNQSGVMTAETGTYRWMAPEVINHQPYDQKADVFSFAIVLWELVTSKLPYDTMTPLQAALGVRQGLRPEIPSNTHPKLVELMIRCWEADPVVRPPFSEIRTELESLLQELQVNSEAPNGR
- the LOC124945692 gene encoding serine/threonine-protein kinase STY46-like isoform X2 gives rise to the protein MCVRVIMDLSEGIGESSSPSRSFVSINGYDIRTDVYNRLLDIGHEEALSDPGFRQQLDVHFDRLPSSYVLDINMDRVEDVVLHIKLLAKAKDPEKRPVFHVRFLENLRTRGDDATMKHVTSVPSTSKSSFATDIQEIMQSKDRRKGVHEGQFEACSKLEDLNLDVKKNSTHDDGRRDMKNFSVRKDNSLIQIHEVLFSTTDKPKLLSQLSALLSDTGLNIREAHVFSTNDGYSLDVFVVDGWPDEDSEGLYQAMEKTIARSEGSWSGSSHSQSAVEKDLVARTNPGDWVIDERLLKMGERIASGSCGDLIRGVYLGQDVAVKILRSEQLNDSLEDEFAQEVAILRKVQHNNVVRFIGACTQSPKFFIVTEYTSGGSLYEYLHKNHIILKLPQLVKFAIDVCRGMEYLHQNNIIHRDLKTANLLMDYNGVVKVADFGVARFQNQSGVMTAETGTYRWMAPEVINHQPYDQKADVFSFAIVLWELVTSKLPYDTMTPLQAALGVRQGLRPEIPSNTHPKLVELMIRCWEADPVVRPPFSEIRTELESLLQELQVNSEAPNGR